One Deltaproteobacteria bacterium genomic window, TGAGGAAACCCTGCTTCCGGTGGCACAGGATGCAGCGCTTCCCTCTATGCCCCTGCAGAAGCTTCCCTATATCATCATCGTAATCGACGAGTTGGCGGATTTGATGATGGTTGCCCAGCGAAATGTCGAAGAATCCCTGGCCCGTCTTGCCCAAATGGCGCGTGCAGCGGGAATTCACCTGATTCTCGCCACTCAGCGCCCTTCGGTGGATGTCATTACGGGCTTGATCAAGGCCAATTTCCGCACTCGTATTTCCTTTCAGGTTTCATCCAAAGTTGATTCCCGCACGATCCTGGATGACCACGGGGCCGAGAAATTGTTGGGCGCAGGCGACATGCTTTTCATCCCCCCCGGCACATCCCGCTTAACCCGGATTCATGGAGCCTTTGTGTCGGATAAGGAAATCAATCGGATCGTTGAATTTGTCAGGAAACAGGCGAAACCTGTATACGATGAATCCATCACGGCGGAAATACCGGATGAAGAAGAACCCGGACGGGACGATAGGGAATTTGACGAGAAGTACGACGAGGCCGTGGAACTGATCACGGATCTCGGGCACGCATCGATTTCCCTTGTTCAGCGATATCTGAAGATAGGCTATAACCGCGCAGCCCGTATCATCGAGCAAATGGAACGGGAAGGGATCGTGGGCCCCTCCGATGGGGTCAAACCTCGTAAGGTTTTGGCTCGCAAAGTTTCCAGATGATGGGGAAAAAACTACACATTGTCAGTCTTGGCTGTCCGAAAAATCTGGTCGACTCGGAGGTGATGGCCGCCTCGTTGGAAGAGGCGGGTTTTTCGATTACCGATCATGAGGAGGAAGCGGAAGTCCTGCTTCTCAATACCTGCGCCTTCATTCTGCCGGCTAAAGAAGAATCGATCGAGGAAATCCTGCGCCTCGCCCAGTGGAAAACCGTCGGCCCATGCAGGCATCTCGTCGTAACGGGCTGCCTGCCCCAGCGCTACGGTCGGGAAATAGCCCGGGAATTGCCTGAAGTGGATCTTTTTCTGGGTACGGGCGAGGTGGACGGGATCGCCGATCACATCCAGAAACTTGTCGCCTTGAGACAACCGATGCAGCAATGCATCGTGCATAAACCGACTTTTCTCATGACGGCATCTCACCGCAGGCTGATCTCCACCCCTTTTTACAGCGCCTACCTGAAGATTGCCGAAGGATGCTCCAACCACTGCTCCTATTGTGTCATTCCCTCGGTCCGTGGGCAAGCCCGCAGCCGCACGATCGAGGACATCCACCGGGAGGCTCTGGAATTGGTTCGCAACGGTGTACGGGAATTGATCATCACGGCCCAGAACACCACCGCCTACGGCCGGGATCTGCCGGGGAAACCAACCCTGCCGGATCTGCTGAGGACGCTCGGCAAAATCGTCGATCTTCGTTGGATACGACTCCTCTACACATACCCATCCGAATTGACGGATGATCTTTTTTTCACCATGGCCCAAGAAAAGAAAATTTGTCCCTACATCGACATCCCGGTCCAGCACATCGACGACGAGATCCTCCGCCTGATGCACCGTCGCGGAGGCAGCGAATTCATCCGGAATGTGATCCGCCGGGCCCGGGAGATCATTCCCGACGTGGCCCTGAGGACCTCCTTGATCGTCGGGTTTCCGGGTGAAACCCCGGCACGTTTCCGGAGGCTTTTACATTTCATCGATGAGGCCCGCTTTGACCATCTGGGGGTCTTTACTTATTCTCCCGAAGAGGGAACGGAGGCCCGGTCCTTCCCCAATCCGGTGTCG contains:
- the rimO gene encoding 30S ribosomal protein S12 methylthiotransferase RimO, with the translated sequence MMGKKLHIVSLGCPKNLVDSEVMAASLEEAGFSITDHEEEAEVLLLNTCAFILPAKEESIEEILRLAQWKTVGPCRHLVVTGCLPQRYGREIARELPEVDLFLGTGEVDGIADHIQKLVALRQPMQQCIVHKPTFLMTASHRRLISTPFYSAYLKIAEGCSNHCSYCVIPSVRGQARSRTIEDIHREALELVRNGVRELIITAQNTTAYGRDLPGKPTLPDLLRTLGKIVDLRWIRLLYTYPSELTDDLFFTMAQEKKICPYIDIPVQHIDDEILRLMHRRGGSEFIRNVIRRAREIIPDVALRTSLIVGFPGETPARFRRLLHFIDEARFDHLGVFTYSPEEGTEARSFPNPVSEKTRKRRKAAIMEEQARISGEIGQTLISSVQEVLVEGRSGMPAYPY